A genomic window from Leptospira bandrabouensis includes:
- a CDS encoding methyl-accepting chemotaxis protein, with the protein MRKLIKFIIFGLEGFNYGIGFPTLLVYIYFFTEWSGEEFQTILISAFIAVFFIVIFAISFYWIRFASISRIGKPECTKRDQIKAYFWLDHLAKVAMLDVIIRYSIGFFFVIGSLYFYLHSKNFVLMSEMAIGLCLTLAFTVIFQSIFIDYVENKFNIKGILLSIRLDHNKRINTRKLSRNLGFQTVLSFLAAILVLFIINYRLNFKQELDLVHSSMEQSVMDSETLMRITLVDFRDRLTLSIFAENKLKDQIIRNNQQGIRAVLNEIQLKSTNHAVEALFFYKPDEGIFVSTNEYDRSKSGSIFFIEDVPLAKQGPVRHTSIRSRVSGDIVSPYTLPVYQNDQFLGYVGGFLNIGKLSSFILGNIKIGTSGKVGFFDGDGTIVYYTNKKEIETNAKARLVFDIPFQREEALGFADSTEDGTLKRIFYVKNPEFNYIIFCIFENAELYEKTLTSLFTTLGISIIVVLLIGFITVFVIESKLKPLERIRVRIAEMVKGNLKSDFYDSSRDEIGSMANAMFDFQTKLRQIVNQTQSVSNELTNTSSEIYESMLSLSDAAQNQAASSEEISASVEEITAGIESVAQRTETQSFTLASLMKKMTELNSAVSEIDKKFQIADVRVEEITNDAKLGEKSLGEMKLSMDKIYQSSSEMINVVEIIHNISEQINLLALNAAIEAARAGASGRGFAVVADEISKLADKTAKSIYDIEELIKQNEGEIKQGQEKIDQSIVILSETISGVNSINQMTKEIRTVVRKQIETNEEVNEGVTQIRELSEMIKEATDEQKMAMLEISRSMAEINNHAQTTAMSSEGTKSSSQTMNQLSENLRSEINYFHV; encoded by the coding sequence ATGCGTAAATTGATCAAATTTATAATTTTTGGTCTAGAGGGTTTTAATTACGGAATAGGCTTCCCCACTCTGCTTGTTTATATTTACTTTTTCACAGAATGGTCGGGAGAAGAATTTCAAACTATTCTAATTTCTGCTTTTATTGCCGTCTTTTTTATTGTCATTTTCGCTATTTCCTTCTATTGGATTCGATTTGCCTCCATCAGTCGAATCGGAAAACCAGAGTGCACCAAACGCGACCAAATCAAAGCCTATTTCTGGTTAGATCATTTGGCAAAGGTAGCTATGTTGGATGTAATCATTCGCTACTCGATTGGATTTTTCTTTGTTATTGGATCTTTGTATTTTTACCTTCACTCCAAAAATTTTGTTCTGATGAGTGAAATGGCCATTGGACTTTGCCTCACCCTTGCCTTTACCGTTATCTTCCAATCCATTTTCATTGATTATGTAGAAAACAAATTTAATATCAAGGGAATCCTTCTTTCCATACGCCTTGACCATAACAAAAGAATCAATACAAGAAAACTTTCAAGAAATTTAGGTTTTCAAACAGTTCTTTCTTTTCTTGCGGCCATCCTTGTTTTGTTTATCATCAACTATCGATTGAATTTTAAACAAGAGCTGGATCTCGTGCATTCCAGTATGGAACAATCGGTTATGGATTCCGAAACTTTGATGAGAATCACCTTAGTTGATTTTCGAGATAGGCTTACGCTTTCTATCTTTGCGGAAAACAAATTAAAAGACCAAATCATTCGTAATAACCAACAAGGAATTCGGGCCGTACTCAATGAAATTCAATTAAAAAGCACAAACCATGCGGTGGAAGCACTCTTCTTTTATAAACCCGACGAAGGGATTTTTGTATCCACCAATGAATACGACCGCTCCAAATCAGGATCCATATTTTTTATTGAAGACGTTCCTCTTGCCAAACAAGGTCCTGTTCGCCATACAAGCATTCGCTCAAGGGTATCAGGTGATATCGTTTCGCCTTATACACTACCTGTGTATCAAAATGATCAGTTTTTAGGTTACGTAGGTGGTTTTTTAAATATTGGAAAACTATCCAGTTTTATATTAGGAAATATCAAAATAGGAACCTCAGGAAAAGTGGGATTCTTTGATGGGGACGGAACCATTGTTTATTACACTAATAAAAAAGAAATTGAAACTAACGCCAAAGCACGGTTAGTTTTCGATATTCCCTTTCAAAGAGAAGAAGCTCTTGGATTTGCTGACTCCACGGAAGATGGTACTCTAAAAAGAATTTTTTATGTAAAAAACCCTGAGTTTAATTACATCATCTTCTGTATTTTTGAAAATGCAGAGTTGTATGAAAAAACTTTGACTAGTCTTTTCACAACTCTTGGAATTTCGATTATCGTTGTTTTACTCATAGGATTCATCACAGTATTTGTCATCGAATCTAAATTAAAACCATTAGAAAGGATTCGAGTGAGAATTGCAGAAATGGTGAAAGGAAATTTAAAATCTGATTTTTATGACTCAAGTAGAGATGAGATTGGTAGTATGGCAAATGCTATGTTTGATTTTCAAACTAAGTTACGACAAATCGTAAACCAAACTCAATCAGTTTCCAATGAACTAACAAACACAAGTTCCGAAATTTATGAATCTATGTTATCCCTTTCCGATGCGGCCCAAAACCAAGCGGCTAGTAGCGAAGAAATTTCGGCATCTGTGGAAGAAATTACTGCGGGAATTGAAAGTGTGGCCCAAAGAACGGAAACCCAATCCTTTACCTTAGCATCCCTAATGAAAAAAATGACGGAGCTAAACAGTGCAGTTTCAGAAATTGACAAAAAATTTCAAATTGCCGATGTTCGTGTAGAAGAAATCACTAACGATGCAAAGTTAGGTGAAAAATCACTAGGAGAGATGAAACTCTCTATGGATAAAATATACCAGTCTTCTTCGGAAATGATCAATGTTGTCGAAATCATACATAACATTTCAGAACAAATCAACTTACTCGCATTAAACGCAGCTATTGAAGCGGCAAGGGCGGGAGCTAGTGGACGAGGATTTGCTGTGGTTGCGGACGAAATCTCCAAACTTGCCGATAAAACTGCCAAGTCCATTTACGATATCGAAGAACTCATCAAACAGAATGAAGGTGAGATCAAACAAGGCCAAGAGAAAATTGACCAGTCCATTGTGATATTAAGTGAAACCATCTCTGGTGTAAACTCAATCAACCAAATGACAAAAGAGATTCGTACTGTTGTCAGAAAACAAATTGAAACGAATGAAGAAGTGAACGAAGGTGTGACTCAAATTCGTGAACTTTCAGAAATGATCAAAGAAGCCACCGACGAACAAAAAATGGCAATGCTCGAAATTTCTAGATCCATGGCAGAAATCAATAACCATGCACAAACCACAGCTATGTCTAGTGAAGGAACTAAATCGAGTTCCCAAACCATGAACCAACTTTCAGAAAACCTCAGAAGTGAGATCAACTACTTCCATGTCTAA
- the lepB gene encoding signal peptidase I: MSKAKNKVPFKTRLLTFAIPLFVGLIAAVVVKYYVFTPVHIPNQFMEPTLKIGSTAYFNRLFRSKHLGIGDVVLVRSPLDPNSVLIARIVGKPGDTIYVQKRMVFRNDTLLDPTSFPESSSNEIPMIPPGKTESDDMPKVTVPEKSFFLLADNRELGVDSRTLGVVQESHVIATLW, translated from the coding sequence ATGTCTAAAGCAAAAAACAAAGTTCCATTCAAAACAAGACTCCTAACATTTGCCATTCCTCTTTTTGTAGGCCTTATTGCTGCAGTTGTTGTTAAATACTATGTATTCACTCCTGTACACATTCCCAATCAGTTTATGGAACCCACTTTAAAAATTGGATCCACTGCTTATTTCAACCGTTTGTTTCGGTCCAAACATTTGGGGATTGGTGATGTTGTTTTGGTTCGTTCTCCCCTAGATCCAAATTCAGTTCTCATTGCAAGGATTGTGGGAAAACCTGGTGATACCATTTATGTTCAGAAACGAATGGTATTTCGTAATGATACCCTCCTTGATCCTACCAGTTTTCCCGAATCCTCATCGAACGAAATCCCAATGATCCCACCCGGAAAAACAGAATCGGATGATATGCCAAAAGTAACTGTTCCCGAAAAATCTTTTTTCTTACTTGCTGACAACCGCGAACTTGGTGTGGATTCGAGAACTTTAGGTGTCGTGCAAGAAAGTCATGTCATCGCTACCTTATGGTAA
- a CDS encoding DUF2157 domain-containing protein, which translates to MSSLPYGKKDLEDWIHFFESSLLIIGSALLISGVFFLIAFNWHLLDHFTKLGIIYFLNFVFYLFTFFFRKKELLFEIGLTILFFLTGSALLVFGQIYQTGVDVYDLFLGWTVFTFLLVPISRSGVVAGFWMVLLTSTVYLYSIQVTTEKENHFLFASTSLFFGLLGTILDWQKTEFYSEKTKSSLSALSIFFALSFLNLIHWNFFRIHSEFTTTLIYGFFHILFPLLFYGFLYVYYRWYRFRHLNLSLILLFGLGQVLLKTADLFGIWAYGSAVNFLLFTLLITIYTVWAVSHLNRLRRTNVTEERIF; encoded by the coding sequence ATGTCATCGCTACCTTATGGTAAAAAAGATTTAGAAGATTGGATTCATTTTTTTGAATCCTCTCTACTCATCATAGGGTCCGCCCTTCTAATTTCTGGTGTATTTTTCTTAATTGCCTTTAATTGGCACCTACTTGACCACTTCACAAAATTAGGAATCATATATTTCCTAAACTTTGTTTTTTATCTTTTTACTTTTTTTTTCCGTAAAAAAGAACTTCTTTTCGAAATTGGGCTCACCATTCTATTTTTTCTAACAGGTTCCGCCTTACTTGTGTTTGGCCAAATTTATCAAACGGGGGTCGATGTTTATGATCTTTTTTTGGGTTGGACGGTATTTACCTTTCTTTTAGTTCCCATTTCCCGTTCTGGTGTGGTGGCCGGATTCTGGATGGTCCTACTCACATCCACTGTTTACTTGTATTCGATTCAGGTCACAACAGAAAAAGAAAATCATTTTCTATTCGCTTCCACTTCGCTTTTCTTCGGCTTACTCGGAACCATACTGGATTGGCAAAAAACAGAGTTTTATTCGGAAAAAACAAAATCCTCTTTATCCGCCTTAAGCATATTTTTTGCACTTAGTTTTTTGAATTTAATCCATTGGAACTTTTTTAGAATTCATTCCGAATTCACTACCACCTTAATTTATGGATTTTTTCATATTCTATTCCCTCTACTTTTTTATGGATTCCTTTATGTGTATTACCGGTGGTATCGATTTCGTCACTTAAACTTAAGTTTAATTTTACTCTTTGGGTTAGGCCAAGTCCTTTTGAAAACAGCAGATCTCTTTGGAATTTGGGCTTATGGTTCTGCGGTAAATTTTTTGCTCTTTACACTTTTGATTACCATTTATACGGTCTGGGCTGTGTCCCACCTAAACCGATTGCGTAGAACAAATGTTACGGAAGAGAGAATCTTTTGA
- a CDS encoding DUF4401 domain-containing protein yields the protein MKSYFYIEILSFFGSLLAGGFFLLCLLVLGLLNHYEVDLYLGLFLMILVFVVSFVFNVSKRETLGPVVFSFLNQGFCLFLFGVQKTFQPKDTSFLLLFLFFQLIFFFFVSNPIQRFLSPILFFVFASVLLFEYQLLYFFPLLTTVCLCLLLYFSLPKKAPEPFHHLPYSLGISLLLLVGFSFFPELKEIPWVSKSQSIVLLLAGSYLLYKELVPKISNFSFLLFFIFYILIFFPTIQTPGILTSSFLFLLGFARGYSVLFYLAWVSFLLFYFGFYYDLETTLLEKAKLMIASSMLIFVAYLFLRFSSLGKRR from the coding sequence TTGAAATCTTACTTTTACATAGAGATTTTGAGTTTTTTTGGGTCCCTGCTTGCAGGCGGTTTTTTCCTACTTTGTTTACTTGTTCTTGGATTATTAAATCACTATGAAGTCGATTTGTATTTAGGTTTGTTTCTGATGATTTTGGTTTTTGTAGTCTCTTTTGTTTTTAACGTTTCGAAACGAGAAACATTAGGACCAGTTGTATTTTCTTTTTTAAACCAAGGATTTTGTTTATTTCTTTTTGGTGTACAGAAAACCTTTCAACCCAAAGATACTTCTTTTCTTTTGCTATTCCTATTTTTCCAACTGATTTTCTTTTTCTTTGTATCCAATCCCATCCAAAGATTTCTTTCCCCGATTCTTTTCTTTGTTTTTGCCAGTGTTTTACTTTTCGAATATCAATTACTCTATTTTTTTCCACTCCTTACCACTGTTTGTTTGTGTTTGTTATTATATTTTAGCCTACCAAAAAAAGCACCCGAACCGTTCCATCACCTTCCCTACTCACTCGGCATTTCTTTACTTTTATTGGTAGGTTTTTCATTTTTCCCTGAACTAAAAGAAATCCCTTGGGTTTCCAAATCCCAATCCATCGTTTTATTGTTAGCGGGAAGTTATTTATTATACAAAGAACTTGTTCCAAAAATTAGTAATTTTTCCTTTTTACTTTTTTTTATTTTCTATATTTTGATTTTTTTTCCAACGATCCAAACACCAGGGATCCTCACCTCCTCATTTCTTTTCCTTTTGGGATTTGCAAGAGGGTATTCCGTTTTATTTTATCTGGCTTGGGTTAGCTTCCTTCTCTTCTATTTCGGATTCTATTATGATTTAGAAACCACTCTCTTGGAAAAAGCAAAACTGATGATCGCCTCTTCTATGTTAATTTTTGTGGCTTATCTATTTTTAAGATTTTCATCTTTGGGAAAAAGAAGATGA